Part of the Sorghum bicolor cultivar BTx623 chromosome 1, Sorghum_bicolor_NCBIv3, whole genome shotgun sequence genome, ggccAGATTGCCCTATTAGATGTAACGATGAAACATAAAAGGCCAACGATGGGCCGACTGTTTCTTCAATGAATTTGTATATTAACCTAAAACAATCAGATGTTAAGTATTTCCtctgttcctttttttttgagaaacagGAATCTGATTCAAACGTCCTACCGAGCGAGGTAGCTTTTGGCTCATCATGAACTAGAGCATGTTTGATTTCTCAGAATTTTTGCGACTTCTAGTGAGACCAAAAAGTTTGACTTGTATCAATTTTTCACAACTTCTACCAAATTTGGTTATATTGTTTGGTTTGCAGTTAAAAAGTTACTGGTGCTCCATTTTATCGGTCTCTAGTTCATTTTACGTCCCAAATTGCAAATCTTTAATTTTTATTGCCCGCACAGCGCGCCACACAAATTTGATGACACCAAAACTTGTCTGATCTTCATCTAAAATTTCTGATCTTCATCTAAAATTTCTGGTGCGTGCCATAGTTTTTTATAGTCTCCTAAAACAGTGGCAAATAGACAAACAATGATATACTTTGGCTCTTTCGTGCCTAAAGTTGTGGTGCATGTTCCTGTTGACTTTGCCGttctttgggccttgtttacttaaaaaaaaatttacaaaatgtaaacagtagcactttcgtttgtatttgacaaatattgtttaattataggctaagtagactcaaaagatttatctcgcaaattatatgcaaactgtgtaattagttattttttttacttatatttaatgcttcatgcatgtgccgcaagatttgatgtgacgagaaatctgaaaaattttgcaaaattttttagaactaaacaagaccttgatCGCCTAATTTTTCTTCCAACATCCACGTGCAGCAGCCAGATCTAGAACGTGGAGTCACATGGCACAGGCAAAGggcataaataaaaaagatgtgGATCCTCTCAATCCAGCTTCCCGAGTGAGCACGCATAAACAGTAGCACAGAAATTTGATACGCCTTGATGAAGAATACATGGCAAAAGACACAAATTAAAGCAAGCATAGCAGACCGATCAATTTCTGCATTAACATTTTATTGCAAGCTAGCACCGTGCAGCCATAATTTTAGTAGTACACATCACATGGCAAACAAACCATACATGCTATCTCTGACTCTCTGTTATTTCTTTTTTCATCGTTTTTCACCCTTGATTATGTAGCACATACATATGCATGACACCCGTGAAACATTACATCAGCAACTGGTATGTATCCTACTCCAGGCATCTGTTCCACCTGCTTTCAAGCCAACATCGTCAACATCTTGAGATCGATCCAGCAAAGAtcaaaaccaaacaaaaaaaaagaacttttAATTGTTCAAGAGCAATAATCTAGGCGTATAAGTATGTGCATGGTGTTCGGCCAGAGCCCAGCCCAAATCACCTGCATCTGCGTATGGAAGCGCACGGCGTAGCTAGGCGGCGAGGGGGGAGATCAGTCgctgtcgctgctgctgctgctgtggccGTCATGGTCGTGGCCCTCGCCgtgcttcttctccttcttcttcttcttgtccttcttctccttgtgGTCCTTGTCCTTGTGCTCGCCGGACTTCTCGCCGTGCTCGCCGGTGATCTTgtccttgatcttctccacgaTGCCCTCCTTGTGCTCCCCGTCCTTCTTGTGGTGCTCCTCGGCCTTCTTGTGCTCCTCCTTCTTGTGCTCGTCGTCCTTCTTGTGGTCGCCCCCCATGTGGAGCGTCTCCTCGATCTTGTGGATGATGCCAGACATGGTGGTGACTTGTCTTTTTTTTCTCAAGAAAAGGGATTGGAATGCTAGCTATGCGTCCGTCGGTGATCTTGGTTGGTTCTTCGGCGCCGGTATTTATAGAGGCCGAGGGGATGGCTAGGTGCTCCGCGAGGCTTGCGGTGGGGTGTGTGAAGAAATGGAAGGCCAATCGGATAAGAAGGACGTGATGGCACTAAATAAAGGAGAAAGCGTAAATTAAAGATACCAATTGCTTTGCTTACCAACTACGGTACCACCCTTTTTGCTccatagaaattccacctgcatTATTTCTTTCCCATATATTTTTAGCCCAAAAACAAAATATTTTAAGTTTCtgtgttttggaaataaatggggCCAAAAATTTTCGACCCCAAATTGTGCAGTATCAAACTGAGCATTAAATAGAGGTTgtttttcaaaatattttagaactaaacaccaaaactaaaaaaattagtGTTAGATTTTTAGTGGCTTGTTTAAAGTTTTAGGATTTTAgggtttttgcaaaaaaaaaaaaactaaacaaccCTTGGAATGTGCATGCAGTGGATTGTCGAGCCCTCAACCAAGACCgtgtttacttctaaaaaattttgcaaaactttcaaaattctccatcacatcgaatcttgtggtacatgcatggagcattagatatagataaaaaaattaactaattacataatttacgtgcaatttgtgagatgaatcttttgagcctagttaggccttgtttagatccaaaaagtttttgaattctgacactgtagcattttctttttatttgacaaacattgtctaattatggagtaactaggcttaggccttgtttagatccaaaaatttttggaattttggcactataatattttcgtttttatttgacaaacattgtccaatcatgggtaactaggcttaaaagattcgcctcgtgatttacaggcaaactgtgcaattagtttttcttttcatctatatttaatgtttcatacatgtgccacaagattcgatgtgatagggaatcttgaaaagtttttggtttttgggtgaactaaacaaggccttaaaagattggtctcgcggtttatagacaaactatgcaattagtttttatttttatctatatttaatgcttcatgtatgtgctgcaagatttgatgtgacggagaatcttaaaaagtttttagttttttggatgaactaaacaaggcctaaacaatacCTTAGTCCATAATGAGACaatttttatcaaatacaaacaaaaaaatactacagtattattttttcaaaaaaaattcaactaaacaaggcccaaaatcTATCCATCGAAAAGTCATAGGGTGGTGTAATTTGCCATTGGTGCAGTTACAcataaagtttacaagattctttatcacattaaatcttgtggcatatgcatagagtattaaatattaataaaaaaataaccaaTTCTACAGTTTGCTTATAAATCGCGATACGAATTTTTTGAATCTAAT contains:
- the LOC8057216 gene encoding dehydrin HIRD11, which encodes MSGIIHKIEETLHMGGDHKKDDEHKKEEHKKAEEHHKKDGEHKEGIVEKIKDKITGEHGEKSGEHKDKDHKEKKDKKKKKEKKHGEGHDHDGHSSSSSDSD